The Candidatus Polarisedimenticolaceae bacterium genome segment GGTGACGACCGCACCGACGGCGAAGACCACGTACGGCGCCGCGACCGCGGGCCCTTCCGGCGCCGTCCCCCCGGTTCCCCGCCGCCGGAGGCGCAGGAGCGCGAACGCCGTCGTCCCGTAGAAGATCCACACCGCGAACGTGAAGTACCCGACGAGGTCGCGGAAGGGAGCGGCGAAGACGTAGAGGACGATCGCCGAGGCAACGACCGAAGTGGCCCGCGCCGGCGTCCCGAAACGGGGGTGCAGCCCGCCGAACCAGGCGGGGAACGCCTCGCCGTGCGCCATCGCGTACCCCAGGCGCGAGGTCGTGAACACCGCCGCCTGGATCGCCCCGAACGTCGACAGGGCGACGAGCGCGCCGACGAACGAGCCCGCGCGCGGGCCGAGGCCCGCCTCCACCGCCTCGGCCACCGGGCGGGACGACGCGGCCGCCAGCCCCGCGGGGAGCAGGCGCAACGTCGCGACCTGGACGAGAACGTACACGGCCGCGAGGACCGCGACCCCCAGGACGATCGCGCGGGCGAGCCCCCGTCCCGGATCCCGCACCTCCCCCGCGACGAGCGTGACGTCCGACCAGCCGTCGTAGGTCCACAACACGAGAAGCATCGCCCCGAAGACCGCCGCGGCGTCGAGCGGGAGATCCGCCGCCGGCGGCGGGGGCGCCGGGGCGCGAAGCCAGGCCGCCGCGCACAAGGCGGCGAGGGCGGCGACCTTGGCCGCGGTGAGCGACTTCTGGACCGCCGGACCGGTCCGCAGCCCCGCGACGTTGACGAGCGCCGCCAGCACCACGGCTCCCGCCGCGAGCCACGGCGAAGGGGCAAGGCCGAAAAGCGGCCCCGCGTACGCCGCGAAGACGAGCGCGATCGCCGCGATCGAGGCGGGGTAGGTGATCGCGAGCGCCGTCCAGCCGCCGACGAAGGCGAGCGCCGGGCCGAACGCCTCGCGGTAGAAGACGAAGAACCCTCCGGAGAACGGGAGCCTCCGGGCGCATTCGGCGTAGGTCGTCGCCCCCGCGAGGCAGACCACACCCCCCGTCAGCCACAGCAGCGCGGCGGCGCCGGGTGAGGCGACCGCCCCGGCGACGGTCGCCGGGGCGACGAAGATGCCGGAGCCGAGGATGATGCCGACGAACAGCGCGGCGGCGTCGGCGACGCCGAGGTGCCGCTTCACGCTACTCGAGGTAGGTGTAGCGGGAGAGGCGGGAGCGGAAGCTGTCGAGGAACGCGCGGGCCTCGTCCTCGCTCATCTGCCCGGCGTTGATACGCTCGCGGGCGGAGCTCTCGACCATCTCGAGCATCTCCTCCCCGTCGTAGCCGAAGCAGGCGAGGGTCTCCCCCGCCGTCTCGCCGCGGCGCACGTCGCGTACGACCGCCTTCCCGCGCGGGTCGAGGATCACCTCGGCCTCGTGGACGCGCCCGAAGAGGTTGTGCATGTCCCCCATCGTGTCCTGGTAGGCGCCGACGAGCACGAACGCGAGGTAATAGGGCTCGCCGGGGCGAAGGTCGTGGACCTCGAGCGCTTCCTTGATGTCCTTCAGGTCGACGAACTTCTCCACCTCGCCGTCGGAGTCGCAGGTGATGTCGGCGATCGTCGCCTTGCGGGAGGGCATCTCGTTGAGGCGGTGGACCGGGATCGCGGGGAAGAGCTGGTCGAGCGCCCAGTGGTCGGGGAGCGACTGGAAGACGGAGAAGTTGCAGATGTACTTGTCGTGCAGCTTCCCCTCGATCTCCTGGAACTCGTCGGCGACGAACTTCGCGGTCTTGGAGAATCGCACCGCCTTCGCGGCGATCTCCCAGAAGAGCATCTCCCCCTTCGCCCGCTCGTCGAGCGCGAGCATGCCGAGGTTGAACAGGGAGTACATCTGGTCCCGGTACTCGATCGCGTCGTGGTAGAACTCCCGGTAGTTCTTCACGGAGATCTTGCGGGCGATCTCCGCGAGGTCCTGCACGACCTGGGCCTCGCGGCCGCTGAGGGTCGGCGGGTCGGGCTCGAGGCCGCGCACGGTGCCCCGCACGTCGGTGATGAGCATCGCGTGATAGGCCACGAGCATGCGCCCCGACTCGCTGACGATCCGCGGGGCGGGCACGTGCTCCTGCTCGCAGACCTCCTGGATCCCGAAGACGATGTCGTTCGCGTACTCCTGCACGGTGTAGTTGACCGACGCGTCGGAGGAGGTCTTGGAACCGTCGTAGTCGATGCCGAGCCCGCCGCCCACGTCGAGGTACGAGACGTCCACGCCGAGCTTGCGCACCTTCGCGTAGATACGCGCCGCCTCGCGGACCGCGTTCTTCACCTTCCGGATGTCGGTGATCTGGCTCCCGATGTGGAAGTGCAGGAGCGCGACGCGTTTCCCCAGCCCCGCGGCCTGGAAACGCTCGACCGCGCGCAGGAGCTGGAGCGTCGTCAGGCCGAACTTCGAGGCGAACCCTCCCGACTTCTCCCACAGGCCGGAGCCTTTGGACTGCAGCCGGATCCGGATCCCGATCTTCGGCAGGAACTCCTGCTTCGCCGCGATGTCGAGGATCTGGTCGATCTCGAACGGCTTTTCGACCACGACCACGACCTGCTTGCCGAGCCGGCAGGCGTCGGAGGCGGCCTCGAGGTACTCCTGGTCCTTGAAGCCGTTGCAGATCACGAGCGATTCGGGAGGGGTCGGAAGGGCCGTCGCGCCGAGAAGCTCCGGACGGGAACCCGCCTCGAGGCCGATCCCGTATTTCCAGCCGCTCTGGACGAGCCCCTCGACGACCGACTTCTGCTGGTTGACCTTGATCGGGAAGACCGGGAGGTACC includes the following:
- a CDS encoding amino acid permease, which encodes MKRHLGVADAAALFVGIILGSGIFVAPATVAGAVASPGAAALLWLTGGVVCLAGATTYAECARRLPFSGGFFVFYREAFGPALAFVGGWTALAITYPASIAAIALVFAAYAGPLFGLAPSPWLAAGAVVLAALVNVAGLRTGPAVQKSLTAAKVAALAALCAAAWLRAPAPPPPAADLPLDAAAVFGAMLLVLWTYDGWSDVTLVAGEVRDPGRGLARAIVLGVAVLAAVYVLVQVATLRLLPAGLAAASSRPVAEAVEAGLGPRAGSFVGALVALSTFGAIQAAVFTTSRLGYAMAHGEAFPAWFGGLHPRFGTPARATSVVASAIVLYVFAAPFRDLVGYFTFAVWIFYGTTAFALLRLRRRGTGGTAPEGPAVAAPYVVFAVGAVVTASLTAQDPKRAAIGLAMLSAGFPLYALWRLAVSRPSAPPPAPPR
- the speA gene encoding biosynthetic arginine decarboxylase; this encodes MNVSATERFTIDDALNIYGLDGWGNGYLAVGEDGHLLVTPQRDPARAVDVFRVVEDLVKRGFKTPLLLRFPQLLEGQVNELAQAFSNAIREYSYGERYLPVFPIKVNQQKSVVEGLVQSGWKYGIGLEAGSRPELLGATALPTPPESLVICNGFKDQEYLEAASDACRLGKQVVVVVEKPFEIDQILDIAAKQEFLPKIGIRIRLQSKGSGLWEKSGGFASKFGLTTLQLLRAVERFQAAGLGKRVALLHFHIGSQITDIRKVKNAVREAARIYAKVRKLGVDVSYLDVGGGLGIDYDGSKTSSDASVNYTVQEYANDIVFGIQEVCEQEHVPAPRIVSESGRMLVAYHAMLITDVRGTVRGLEPDPPTLSGREAQVVQDLAEIARKISVKNYREFYHDAIEYRDQMYSLFNLGMLALDERAKGEMLFWEIAAKAVRFSKTAKFVADEFQEIEGKLHDKYICNFSVFQSLPDHWALDQLFPAIPVHRLNEMPSRKATIADITCDSDGEVEKFVDLKDIKEALEVHDLRPGEPYYLAFVLVGAYQDTMGDMHNLFGRVHEAEVILDPRGKAVVRDVRRGETAGETLACFGYDGEEMLEMVESSARERINAGQMSEDEARAFLDSFRSRLSRYTYLE